DNA from Longimicrobium sp.:
GCGACGAGGGGACGCAGTACCGCTCCGTGGTCTTCTATCACGACGACGAGCAGCGGCGCGTGGCCGAAGAGGTGATCCGCGAGTTGACGGAGCGCCGGCTGTTCGACGATCCCATCGTCACCGAGGTGAGCCCCGCGTCCGAGTTCTACCGGGCGGAGAGCTATCACCAGGACTACTACGCGCGGAACCCCTACCAGGGCTACTGCCAGGTGGTGATTGCGCCCAAGGTGAGCAAGTTCCGCAAGGCATACACGTCCCGCCTCAAGCGCTGATCGACGGCGGCCGGTCCGGAATCTCCCGGATCGGCCCACCCCATCCGTCACAAACCGCATGGCTCGGGCGTAGACACGTGCGTCCATCCGCCGGAACCCTCACGCCAGATCCGATGTCCATCCTTCGCCCTTCGCGCATCCTGCTGGCGGCGGCCCTGGCGTGCGCCGCGGCTCCGTCCGCCGCCCAGCAGCCGGGGGGATCGCGCCCCGAAGTCGGCGTGATGCCCTACTTCGGCACCGCGTTCACGGCCGCGGTACAGGCGGGCTTGCAGATCCAGGTGCGCCCCTCGGCCGACAGCGAGTGGACCTTCTTCGCCGACTACAACCGCTGGCTCTGGGGGCTCGTCTGCGTGGCCTACGACGGCGTGGACGAGAACGGGGACACGTACTTCGATGACGGCCGCTGCGGGGAAGAGGGCAACGCCATGCACATGGGCGTGATGCGCACGTTCAACCCCGCGGGAGTGTGGCAGCCCTACGTGTCGGCGGGGGCCGGGCTTTCGGAGGTGGTGACCAAGGCCAGGGATGATCGCCCGTCGTTCGTGCTGGAGAGCGGCGTGGACATCGGCGGCCGGAAGATGCTGAACGGCCGGCTGGGGCTTCGGTACCAGACCCGGCCCGGCGCGAGCGGCGGCGGACTGCCCGCCGACTTCGTCGGGCCCGTGATGGCGCTGCGGCTGACGTTTTAGGCGACACGCAGACCGATTCAGCCTGAGCGAAGACGAAGCCCCCCACCAGACCAGGCGAGGGGCTTCGTCGTGCCCTACTTCTTCGGGCCGTTGTTGCCTCGTCCACCGCCGGACGGGTTGCCCGTTGTGCTCGGGCCGTTGGGGGGACGGGGTGTGCTGTTGGCCATGGTGATCTTCTCCTGGAGTTCCCTTGCAACTGCGCGAGCACGGAGGGATAGCCGCTGCCCGCAGGCGCTCGGTAACACCGGCGCGCCAATCCATACGATGAACGGGCGCGCAAGTTTCATGACATAAATAGGATACCTCGCGGAGACAAAACGAAGGGGGCGCGGAGAACGATCCTCCGCGCCCCCTCCGTGTTGTCCGTGCCCTCCGTGTGAGACCGATCAGTTGTCTTGGATCCTCACGCGATCGGAGCTGCCGCGGCCGAACGTCTCCGGGCTGTACATCTCTTCCGCGCGCGGCGGCGGCACGATGAACTCGCCGGGCGTGGTGGCGCGCGCCACGTACGAGTAGGTGTGCACGCCGGCGTTCAGCAGGGAAGTGAACGCCTCCGCCCGGTCGTCGCGCAGGTTCTGGTGCTCGAACCACGGGCCCCACCACCAGCCGCGGTACTCCGCCTGCCGCACCGTCGTCACCACCCGCCCGCGCACCG
Protein-coding regions in this window:
- the msrA gene encoding peptide-methionine (S)-S-oxide reductase MsrA, encoding MTDAGREVATLGGGCFWCTEAVFVDLRGVDRVVSGYMGGPLPNPSYEQVCSGRTGHAEVVQVTFDPAEISFREILEIFFTTHDPTTLNRQGGDEGTQYRSVVFYHDDEQRRVAEEVIRELTERRLFDDPIVTEVSPASEFYRAESYHQDYYARNPYQGYCQVVIAPKVSKFRKAYTSRLKR